One Mucilaginibacter ginkgonis genomic region harbors:
- a CDS encoding CshA/CshB family fibrillar adhesin-related protein, with product MIRRLILFSCVLLNFSIISNKALAQYAIGGTAGPALYNAVYWLTWDENATNTTLITAPQGADKDHIINGTYTWQLSPSVRITAILSNEVFVNGDKMISYTPGNFSGDGLDLIYSGNNLPKPASRGVANSGLATINGETITFDIDLTVSVLINGVYINVAYPGMIIADAESLNAGDEFISGTSTNAVAFQLLNKRTEGNANDSHYKLQLTDSGRSFKLFVDQPPGDVGVQAVLFAKGATSLKDVKIEGQGLTAVAIGLILPFDFGDAPATFGAPAHYIDDFQTQDYFTTDGTYAVVEYNISPLIPKASVYIGAGNVDADGQPKFSTGANADDTTANNDENTLNVSSLPDIRVNQSGDITLSVPVTNTKQIAATLYAWIDFNGDGIFETYEGTSLPVPQNTNNQSVNLIFKGASFSKLLRAGALYGRLRITTSALTDDGVSQVDERSINFAADGEVEDYRFKDVLGSGVGISGHIYDDGNGGSDNLISGNKISVVSGQQLYAYLADSTLKIINKIPVDTAGFYHFDDVVSGNYSVGISVLNALVGATLSSTTPALPKPWVPSADGYGINNGNRNGIEPGIPDLKIVVTMPGNGKGVTDVDFGVDQRPIAVADHDTTKINQPVTINVARNDSDADGSLELSAILLVDPADKISKSTITIPAQGSYTSTKAGTVVFTPTATFIGKATPVAYTITDNYGAVSLPALIYVAVKPVGVKDTASTRVNVPINIVVKNNDGPSGNGTSVTAGNGSHGTTVTGTTGAVTYTPNPGFTGTDTFTYTLTTADTTASDPITVTIRVFADSAALSLTKVALNTGSKAGDVINYQLVAKNTGNVLLTNIGIKDDRADAGSISPAVIASLAAGASVNLIAKHTLTQEEVNRGTFANQASASGTDPSGTPVNQPKSDDPTTPAPNDSTRVTIVAMPGLAVVKTGVFAINKITYTFLVTNTGNVTLTNLNLTDAKLNLRNVVLTLPVGGLQPAASVNFTASYTVLQADKVVGSVTNTANATGTPPAGTPVTGTGTTTTPVGRLPTAIDDVAQTDANKAVIISVLANDDAAGSTFNIPTLLITTQPQNGIATKNNDGSVTYTPNKGFTGQDVFNYRVTDVLGYTTNIATVTITVNFIGIINIPNLFTPNGDGRNDVFEIRGLEQYAANHLTIVNRWGNEVYKQDSYRNNWPGDGLNEGTYFYILQVKKTAADSWQVFKGYVTLLRTVNR from the coding sequence ATGATCAGGCGATTAATTTTATTCTCGTGCGTTTTGCTAAATTTTTCCATCATTTCAAATAAAGCACTAGCGCAATATGCCATTGGTGGGACGGCGGGACCCGCGCTTTATAATGCTGTTTATTGGTTAACATGGGATGAAAATGCAACAAATACAACGTTGATAACGGCTCCTCAGGGTGCCGATAAAGACCATATTATTAACGGCACATATACCTGGCAATTGTCTCCATCAGTACGCATTACCGCGATATTAAGCAATGAGGTATTTGTTAATGGCGACAAGATGATCTCTTATACGCCCGGTAACTTTTCCGGAGATGGCCTGGATCTTATATACTCAGGTAATAACCTACCTAAACCGGCTTCGCGCGGTGTAGCAAACTCGGGCCTGGCAACTATAAATGGCGAGACAATAACATTCGACATTGACCTAACCGTATCTGTCCTTATCAACGGCGTATACATAAATGTTGCCTACCCGGGTATGATCATAGCAGATGCAGAATCATTAAATGCAGGCGACGAGTTTATATCCGGAACTTCTACTAATGCGGTTGCATTTCAGTTGCTTAACAAGCGTACCGAGGGTAATGCAAATGACAGCCATTATAAATTGCAACTTACAGATTCTGGCCGGTCATTTAAATTGTTTGTTGATCAGCCCCCGGGCGATGTTGGCGTACAAGCGGTTTTGTTTGCCAAGGGGGCTACCAGCCTAAAAGACGTAAAAATTGAAGGCCAGGGTTTAACAGCGGTTGCCATAGGGCTTATACTACCTTTTGATTTTGGAGACGCGCCTGCAACTTTTGGCGCACCTGCACATTACATAGATGATTTTCAAACACAGGATTATTTTACTACAGACGGCACATATGCTGTGGTTGAATACAACATTAGCCCGCTTATACCAAAAGCAAGCGTTTATATTGGTGCCGGCAATGTAGATGCCGATGGCCAGCCCAAATTTAGCACTGGTGCCAATGCAGATGATACTACAGCAAACAATGATGAAAACACATTAAATGTTTCTTCGCTGCCCGATATACGAGTAAACCAATCAGGCGATATTACACTTAGTGTACCGGTCACTAACACTAAACAGATTGCGGCAACGCTATATGCCTGGATAGACTTCAATGGCGACGGTATCTTTGAAACTTATGAAGGTACAAGTCTACCCGTACCACAAAATACCAATAACCAATCAGTAAACCTGATCTTTAAAGGAGCCTCTTTCAGCAAATTGCTGAGAGCAGGCGCCCTTTATGGCCGTTTACGGATCACGACCTCAGCATTAACAGATGACGGCGTATCGCAGGTGGATGAACGCAGCATCAATTTCGCTGCAGATGGTGAGGTTGAAGACTATAGATTTAAGGATGTACTTGGCAGCGGCGTGGGCATTTCGGGCCACATATATGACGATGGTAATGGAGGTTCTGATAATTTAATATCAGGCAATAAGATTTCGGTAGTATCGGGGCAACAACTATATGCCTACCTGGCCGACAGCACCTTAAAAATAATTAATAAAATACCGGTTGACACTGCAGGCTTTTACCACTTTGACGATGTCGTAAGCGGCAATTATTCAGTTGGCATTTCTGTATTAAATGCCTTGGTAGGTGCAACCCTTTCTTCAACCACACCTGCCCTTCCCAAGCCCTGGGTACCATCTGCCGATGGGTACGGGATTAACAACGGTAACCGCAATGGTATAGAACCAGGAATTCCTGATTTAAAGATTGTCGTGACAATGCCTGGTAACGGGAAGGGTGTAACGGATGTAGATTTCGGCGTAGATCAGCGCCCTATTGCAGTAGCGGATCATGATACAACGAAAATAAATCAACCGGTTACGATAAACGTCGCGCGCAATGATAGTGATGCAGACGGTTCCTTAGAGCTAAGCGCAATATTGTTGGTTGACCCTGCAGACAAAATAAGTAAATCTACGATTACCATCCCTGCACAAGGAAGCTACACAAGCACAAAAGCAGGAACGGTCGTCTTTACGCCAACGGCTACTTTTATTGGCAAAGCAACGCCGGTAGCCTACACCATAACAGACAACTACGGGGCTGTTAGTTTGCCTGCTTTAATTTATGTTGCTGTGAAGCCGGTTGGCGTAAAAGATACAGCATCTACCAGGGTAAATGTCCCTATTAACATAGTTGTAAAAAACAACGACGGCCCGAGTGGCAATGGCACCTCAGTTACTGCCGGAAACGGAAGTCATGGTACTACTGTTACCGGCACCACCGGAGCCGTTACTTATACACCTAATCCGGGTTTCACAGGTACAGATACATTTACTTATACTTTAACTACAGCAGACACAACTGCCTCAGATCCTATCACTGTAACGATCAGGGTCTTTGCAGATAGCGCGGCCTTATCTCTCACAAAGGTCGCGCTTAATACTGGCTCAAAAGCCGGCGATGTGATTAACTATCAACTGGTAGCAAAAAATACCGGGAATGTGCTGCTTACCAATATCGGCATTAAGGACGACCGCGCGGATGCGGGGTCAATCTCGCCTGCGGTGATCGCATCTCTTGCGGCAGGCGCGTCGGTGAACCTTATCGCAAAACACACATTAACACAAGAGGAAGTAAATCGCGGAACTTTTGCTAACCAGGCATCGGCATCGGGAACAGATCCGTCCGGAACGCCCGTTAACCAACCAAAGTCTGATGATCCCACAACGCCGGCACCAAATGATTCAACGCGCGTCACTATCGTAGCGATGCCCGGCTTGGCTGTTGTTAAAACAGGCGTATTCGCCATAAATAAAATTACATATACGTTTTTAGTGACCAACACCGGTAACGTAACGCTTACCAATTTAAATCTCACAGATGCAAAGCTTAACCTAAGAAACGTAGTACTCACACTGCCTGTTGGTGGATTGCAGCCGGCCGCTAGCGTTAATTTCACTGCATCTTACACTGTTTTACAGGCAGACAAAGTTGTCGGCAGTGTCACAAATACAGCTAACGCAACGGGGACACCGCCTGCCGGTACACCTGTAACCGGCACAGGTACAACTACCACTCCGGTTGGTCGATTGCCAACTGCTATAGATGATGTTGCACAGACAGATGCTAATAAGGCAGTGATTATATCTGTATTGGCCAATGACGACGCAGCAGGATCCACATTTAACATACCGACACTTTTAATTACAACTCAGCCTCAAAACGGAATCGCCACAAAGAACAATGATGGTTCAGTTACTTACACGCCTAACAAGGGCTTTACCGGGCAGGATGTTTTTAATTACCGTGTAACTGATGTATTGGGTTACACTACAAATATTGCCACGGTGACCATTACTGTAAACTTCATAGGTATTATTAATATCCCCAATCTGTTTACACCTAATGGCGACGGACGGAATGATGTCTTCGAGATCAGGGGTTTAGAACAGTATGCGGCTAACCATCTTACCATTGTAAACCGCTGGGGTAATGAGGTTTACAAACAGGATAGTTATCGAAATAACTGGCCCGGCGACGGGCTGAATGAGGGCACGTACTTCTATATACTTCAGGTTAAAAAAACTGCTGCCGATAGCTGGCAGGTTTTCAAGGGTTATGTAACGCTACTACGTACAGTTAACCGGTAG
- a CDS encoding PorP/SprF family type IX secretion system membrane protein: MKIQLTLLLLCFTLLAFGQQDAQQSQYMFNGIYINPAYAGYKENINLHSFYRSQWTGITGSPVSLSLAVDASANDGNVGLALQIANDRIGAQSDFSTYVNYAYRLRLNNDGSSRLALGVGLGAVSLGLNSALLNPNDPEINQPLSNQNVILPDGRIGVFFSNNLLYAGLSADNLVSQYINKNSHPFIAQPKPHYYLTAGYLIPLSKDIYLKPSFLLKDDRAGPTSLDLNAFILFGQKLWLGASYRSAVSLYDKSYLQSDLSKTNSVVTAIEVFPVDNIRIGYAYDISIGPLQGYSSGTHEISIGYYIKTFKRRILTPRYF, from the coding sequence ATGAAGATACAACTCACACTTTTATTACTTTGCTTTACGCTGCTGGCCTTTGGCCAACAAGATGCGCAGCAAAGCCAGTATATGTTTAATGGCATATATATTAACCCTGCCTACGCGGGTTACAAAGAAAATATTAACCTGCATAGCTTTTACCGCTCGCAATGGACGGGTATTACAGGTTCACCTGTTAGTCTATCGCTTGCAGTAGATGCCTCGGCCAACGACGGCAATGTGGGTTTGGCCTTGCAAATAGCTAATGACAGAATTGGTGCGCAAAGCGATTTTTCTACCTATGTAAATTATGCTTACCGGCTAAGGTTAAATAACGACGGCAGTTCAAGACTGGCCTTGGGTGTCGGTCTTGGTGCTGTATCATTAGGTCTTAATAGTGCATTACTCAATCCAAATGATCCCGAGATAAATCAGCCGCTCAGCAACCAAAACGTTATTTTGCCCGACGGCCGCATAGGGGTCTTCTTTTCTAATAACCTGCTTTACGCGGGTTTATCAGCAGACAATTTAGTTTCGCAGTATATCAATAAAAATTCGCACCCTTTTATAGCCCAACCTAAACCGCATTACTATTTAACGGCAGGTTACCTAATTCCTTTAAGCAAGGATATCTACCTAAAACCCAGCTTTTTGCTTAAAGACGACCGTGCGGGGCCTACCAGTTTAGACTTAAATGCCTTTATTTTATTTGGCCAAAAATTATGGCTCGGTGCATCTTACCGCAGTGCAGTAAGTTTGTACGACAAAAGTTATCTGCAAAGCGATCTGAGTAAAACCAATTCGGTTGTTACTGCCATAGAAGTTTTTCCTGTCGACAATATCCGAATAGGATATGCTTATGATATTTCTATCGGCCCTCTCCAGGGATATAGCTCTGGCACACATGAGATATCTATCGGCTATTACATAAAAACATTTAAACGAAGAATACTTACACCGCGTTACTTCTAA
- a CDS encoding OmpA family protein — MNNLSPKLIWILLLTCLSISAKGQFVLKLADEQFKLYNYYQAASLYEKAYRAKPLLSTVQKLAVTYHQMRDYKNEESWYAMAVEMSPSAENLLGYAKALQSNARYPEAKIAYNRYTGATPPGLSQNIALLTASCDSAIKWMRSPTNFLVTNQLMLNTSASEWGASVYESKVVFASDRMAIPNNKTSAAKPFLKFDGNQYPDNKIYEWTGSGYLKLYTAIATDSGSTPGLPFFKDKGTAYHTGPASFDADGRGMYYTIDERIPNKHKRNADRIETFKLNIYYAREDRSSGGWTTPIAFKYNQPGFSTGDPYVTPDGKRLYFSSDMPGGKGGTDLYYCTRLADNSWGVPVNITELNTTGNERTPMYDNRRNFYYATDGNITMGGLDIYSATLIDGKFSNIKNLAYPVNSPQDDFAYLSYNGKSGYLSSNRTGGMGSDDIYKFYEKPPLVLRLEGIAYDKTSKQPLDGASVSLTCNTFLINYQTDGTGHYAFTLLADKDYYLKGDKRTFISDQAQLTTNGLKVSQTLVQDLYLEKIKINAPIILANINYDFNKANIRADARPALDHLIEVMHNNPTIWIELGSHTDSRGSDKYNLALSYQRARSAVDYIVTTGGIDPARIVAKGYGETKLLNTCGNNVACSEAEHQINRRTEFKITRQ, encoded by the coding sequence ATGAACAATCTATCCCCTAAGCTTATCTGGATACTGTTATTAACGTGCTTGTCTATAAGCGCAAAGGGACAATTCGTCTTAAAACTCGCTGATGAACAATTTAAATTGTATAATTATTATCAAGCCGCGTCGCTTTATGAAAAAGCATATCGCGCAAAACCTTTGCTGTCAACCGTACAAAAATTAGCGGTCACATATCACCAGATGCGTGATTACAAAAACGAGGAAAGCTGGTATGCTATGGCTGTTGAAATGTCGCCGTCTGCCGAAAATTTATTAGGTTATGCAAAAGCCCTGCAAAGTAATGCCAGGTATCCCGAAGCCAAGATCGCTTATAATCGCTACACAGGAGCAACTCCGCCAGGCTTGAGCCAAAATATTGCACTATTGACCGCTTCTTGCGATTCTGCCATAAAATGGATGCGCTCGCCAACCAACTTTCTTGTTACCAATCAGCTTATGCTAAACACAAGTGCGTCTGAGTGGGGCGCGTCAGTGTATGAGAGCAAGGTTGTGTTTGCCTCTGACAGGATGGCTATTCCTAATAATAAAACATCTGCTGCAAAGCCTTTCCTGAAATTTGATGGCAATCAATATCCCGATAATAAAATTTACGAATGGACAGGTAGCGGTTATTTAAAACTTTATACGGCTATAGCGACAGACTCAGGGTCAACTCCCGGCTTACCGTTTTTTAAGGATAAAGGAACCGCGTACCACACCGGCCCTGCCAGCTTTGACGCAGATGGCCGCGGAATGTATTATACAATTGATGAGCGTATACCGAATAAACACAAACGCAACGCGGACCGGATAGAGACTTTTAAACTGAATATTTATTATGCACGCGAAGATCGATCATCCGGAGGTTGGACAACGCCTATTGCGTTTAAGTATAACCAGCCGGGATTTTCTACCGGTGACCCTTACGTGACACCCGACGGTAAACGGCTTTACTTTAGCTCTGATATGCCTGGCGGTAAAGGAGGCACAGACCTTTATTATTGCACCAGGCTGGCAGATAATTCCTGGGGTGTGCCTGTAAATATCACAGAATTAAATACTACAGGTAACGAAAGAACACCGATGTACGACAACCGGCGCAACTTTTATTACGCTACAGATGGTAATATTACTATGGGCGGTCTTGATATCTATAGTGCCACCCTTATCGATGGGAAATTTAGTAACATCAAAAACTTAGCATACCCCGTAAACTCACCCCAAGATGATTTTGCATACCTATCTTACAATGGCAAGTCGGGCTATCTTTCGTCTAATAGAACAGGCGGCATGGGCAGTGATGATATCTACAAATTTTATGAAAAGCCACCGCTCGTGTTGCGGTTGGAGGGCATTGCTTACGATAAAACTTCTAAGCAACCTCTTGACGGCGCATCCGTATCATTAACATGCAATACTTTTCTTATTAATTACCAAACCGACGGCACCGGCCATTATGCTTTTACCTTGCTGGCTGATAAAGATTACTATTTAAAAGGCGACAAACGTACCTTTATAAGCGATCAGGCGCAGCTAACTACCAATGGTTTAAAGGTGTCGCAAACCTTAGTACAAGACCTCTATTTAGAGAAGATTAAGATCAATGCGCCAATTATTTTAGCAAATATAAATTACGATTTTAACAAGGCTAATATACGGGCCGACGCTCGCCCCGCCTTAGATCACCTCATCGAAGTAATGCACAATAACCCTACGATATGGATCGAATTGGGTTCGCATACTGATAGCAGGGGTTCTGACAAATATAACTTAGCGCTTTCTTACCAACGCGCAAGATCAGCTGTTGATTACATTGTTACCACCGGCGGTATAGACCCTGCCCGCATTGTTGCAAAAGGATATGGGGAAACAAAGTTACTTAACACATGCGGCAATAATGTCGCATGTTCTGAAGCAGAACATCAGATTAACCGCAGAACAGAATTCAAGATCACAAGGCAGTAG
- a CDS encoding OmpA family protein yields MKTTQNKIKIMAAAVVFLGMSAGLQSFATKGHFSSKAKSTAKRADISNVKNKNISFGFNRAAITADYYAELAKVATLMQQNNAAVKLSGHADNVGGYVYNWKLSEARAQAVKDYLIGKGIDSSRVAATGFGDTKPIASNKTQTGRLKNRRVEIKFAQ; encoded by the coding sequence ATGAAAACAACTCAGAACAAAATCAAAATTATGGCAGCTGCCGTAGTTTTCCTTGGTATGTCAGCAGGGCTGCAAAGCTTTGCCACTAAAGGACATTTCTCTTCAAAAGCAAAGTCGACAGCAAAACGGGCCGACATTAGCAACGTAAAGAACAAGAATATCAGTTTCGGCTTCAACCGTGCAGCCATTACTGCAGATTATTATGCAGAGCTGGCAAAAGTAGCGACCCTTATGCAGCAAAATAATGCCGCCGTAAAATTATCGGGTCATGCGGATAATGTGGGCGGTTACGTATATAACTGGAAATTATCAGAAGCGCGGGCTCAGGCAGTAAAAGATTACCTTATTGGTAAGGGCATTGATAGCTCAAGAGTAGCTGCAACCGGCTTTGGCGATACAAAGCCTATCGCTTCAAATAAAACGCAAACTGGCAGATTAAAAAATAGGAGAGTAGAAATAAAATTCGCTCAATAA
- a CDS encoding P-loop NTPase family protein produces MQAKAEEIDSAQRAVSNLTLAKASRKAGPSLQGQKIIRKVSYLEAYLNKPVGNFNIIPEGFFSNDKLIENEIDKFNKAQYQRQFILSAELPDRRALKSIDSQLQSLRANLATLIAHKKLTVNALKTDIAKRPVDNTSLLDNRNMAGVRSEIALVKTEIAAREQQSLELAEPVSYLSYHDHADRPGHYGIWYLAAAIVLLAFPFALTASQWRDDLHSAKITLKDVKKGNGFPSLVFPTDEALKGEAIDTFLNGLVTTIVQLPKDNPFAQIMLITTAGNFAKPIALDLDFAGRLSALNKNVLLIDYNIEAPFILESFGMSYSKGLRTYFENEKTLADLIIVSDKHPGVSFIGAGPDLAEKNEDVINFLHLFNEGLDQENRLNPEKSTSDQLISKLVDHYKLSFDYILVAIPDLNTVDRSSELYKLSDTRMYLVDDNNTQLISTEF; encoded by the coding sequence TTGCAAGCAAAAGCTGAAGAAATTGATAGCGCACAAAGAGCTGTGTCAAATCTTACATTGGCAAAAGCATCTCGTAAAGCCGGGCCTTCTCTCCAAGGTCAAAAGATTATTCGTAAGGTAAGTTACCTTGAAGCGTATTTAAACAAACCGGTAGGAAATTTTAACATTATCCCCGAGGGTTTTTTTTCTAACGACAAGCTTATTGAAAACGAAATTGACAAGTTTAACAAGGCCCAATATCAGCGCCAGTTTATTTTAAGTGCAGAATTGCCAGATAGGCGCGCGTTAAAATCCATCGACAGCCAACTGCAGTCATTAAGAGCAAATTTAGCGACTCTTATTGCGCACAAGAAACTTACCGTAAATGCTCTTAAAACGGATATTGCTAAAAGGCCAGTTGACAATACATCCTTGCTGGATAATAGAAACATGGCAGGGGTTAGGTCAGAAATTGCCTTAGTCAAAACAGAGATCGCGGCGCGAGAACAGCAAAGTCTTGAATTAGCCGAACCTGTTTCATACCTCTCTTACCACGATCATGCTGACAGGCCGGGACACTATGGCATTTGGTACCTGGCAGCAGCAATAGTTTTATTGGCATTTCCATTTGCTCTAACCGCGTCGCAATGGCGTGATGATTTGCATTCGGCAAAAATTACTCTTAAAGATGTCAAAAAAGGAAACGGTTTTCCTTCACTTGTATTTCCAACTGACGAGGCCCTAAAAGGCGAAGCTATAGATACCTTTCTTAACGGTCTGGTAACAACAATAGTTCAATTGCCCAAAGACAATCCCTTTGCACAAATTATGCTGATAACTACCGCAGGTAATTTTGCAAAGCCAATTGCGTTGGATCTCGATTTTGCAGGAAGACTCAGTGCTTTGAATAAAAACGTTCTGCTTATCGATTACAACATAGAGGCACCATTTATATTAGAGAGCTTCGGGATGAGTTATAGCAAAGGGTTAAGAACTTACTTTGAAAATGAAAAGACGCTTGCCGACCTAATTATTGTTTCTGACAAACATCCGGGAGTGTCATTTATTGGTGCGGGCCCGGATTTAGCAGAGAAGAACGAGGATGTAATAAATTTTTTGCATCTTTTTAATGAAGGCCTTGATCAAGAAAATAGGCTTAATCCTGAAAAATCTACTTCAGATCAACTGATCAGTAAACTGGTTGATCATTACAAACTTAGCTTCGATTACATACTTGTCGCTATTCCGGATCTAAACACTGTTGACAGGTCAAGCGAGTTGTATAAACTTTCTGACACAAGAATGTATCTGGTAGACGATAATAACACGCAACTCATTTCCACAGAGTTTTGA
- a CDS encoding response regulator transcription factor — protein MINVILAEDHVIVRKAIRALIDKEKDIQIVGEAEDGNTLLELIKAVDADIILTEIEMPGLKAVDFTLLMKNKYPKMKIAFLSMHDNERDIMTTIAAGAKGFLSKSVDITELLFALRHISNDGQYICSNSTNTLLNRIRQIPDIAPIALDANLNFSIRDVEILTLMGEGHTNHEIAEKLFTSQRTVESHRQALLNKTGSRNTAALIKFSMTHHIIHA, from the coding sequence ATGATAAATGTAATACTGGCCGAAGACCATGTGATAGTCAGAAAAGCCATAAGAGCGCTGATAGATAAAGAGAAAGACATTCAGATTGTGGGAGAGGCCGAAGACGGGAATACTTTGCTGGAACTAATAAAAGCTGTTGATGCAGATATCATCCTTACTGAAATAGAGATGCCTGGACTTAAGGCGGTAGACTTTACCCTGTTAATGAAAAATAAGTATCCTAAAATGAAAATTGCATTCTTGTCTATGCATGACAACGAAAGGGATATTATGACAACTATAGCAGCCGGAGCAAAAGGATTTCTTAGCAAAAGCGTTGATATAACAGAACTTCTATTTGCCTTAAGACATATTTCTAACGACGGGCAATACATCTGTTCCAATTCTACCAATACTTTATTAAACCGCATCCGCCAAATACCGGATATCGCGCCTATTGCTTTAGATGCAAATTTGAATTTTTCTATCCGTGACGTGGAAATCTTAACATTGATGGGCGAGGGGCATACCAATCATGAAATTGCCGAGAAATTATTTACGAGCCAGCGGACAGTAGAAAGTCATAGGCAGGCATTGCTCAACAAAACAGGCTCAAGAAACACGGCAGCGCTTATTAAATTCTCTATGACACATCACATTATACATGCGTAA
- a CDS encoding flippase has protein sequence MKKNYFFNLCLSISNLLFPIISFPYVSKIIGPNGVGKVQFITSYAQYFGLIAALGIPVYGIREIAKNKHDRLKLNTVFSELSVIYFFTSIILTVVYFISILCVTSFKADLNLYIWSASFIILSFTSVDWFYEGLEQFKAVAIRSMLVRVGSLILMFILIKSGKDYFWYLMIMVITNIANNGINMLRLHKAVSLTFTGLSLKKHFKPLLYIFSTTIATSMYTMFDTVLLGLLANTHAVGLYTAAVKLSKISLPIVVSSGMVLVPGLAKNLAAKNLKEVQKTLDKSFAFTSLISIPICVGLAVLAPEFITAFSSVKFLDATFSMQIMALLPIIIGFGYFFGFQILVPDSKDKQMLFCVLGGVAASLVLNFVLVPRFEYLGAALANVISELIVTILMFLYVKRLYDFTFRIRPIITATISSLIFVPIVTVLRFTHVNNYLMLITAIPACAMAYWLIQKLIFRQPILKDVIEPFLHSKMVAVTARLMLIKKKAYV, from the coding sequence ATGAAAAAGAACTATTTTTTCAATTTATGCCTTTCCATCTCCAACCTTTTATTTCCGATAATCAGTTTCCCTTACGTGTCTAAGATCATCGGCCCAAACGGGGTTGGTAAAGTACAATTCATTACCTCATATGCGCAATACTTTGGTTTAATCGCAGCACTTGGTATTCCGGTGTACGGGATCAGAGAGATCGCAAAAAACAAACATGACAGGCTTAAACTGAACACAGTATTTTCTGAACTATCAGTAATCTATTTTTTTACCAGTATCATACTAACCGTTGTCTACTTTATTTCTATCCTTTGCGTAACCAGTTTCAAAGCTGATCTGAACCTGTATATATGGTCAGCATCCTTTATAATACTCAGCTTCACCTCGGTCGACTGGTTTTATGAAGGTCTGGAACAATTTAAGGCTGTTGCTATACGGTCTATGCTGGTACGCGTTGGTTCGCTGATACTTATGTTCATTCTTATAAAAAGTGGTAAGGATTACTTCTGGTATCTCATGATCATGGTCATTACCAATATCGCTAATAACGGTATCAACATGTTGCGGCTCCATAAGGCTGTATCCTTAACTTTTACGGGGCTATCTCTAAAAAAACACTTTAAACCGCTGCTTTATATATTTAGTACTACTATCGCAACCAGTATGTATACCATGTTCGATACGGTTCTGCTCGGTCTGCTTGCCAATACCCATGCAGTGGGTTTGTATACTGCTGCGGTGAAACTTTCAAAAATCAGCTTACCAATCGTTGTATCATCCGGAATGGTGCTGGTGCCTGGGCTTGCTAAAAACCTTGCAGCGAAAAACCTTAAGGAGGTGCAAAAAACACTTGATAAGTCTTTTGCTTTTACATCGTTAATATCGATCCCTATTTGCGTTGGCCTGGCGGTTCTGGCACCTGAATTTATTACCGCATTCTCCAGCGTTAAATTTCTGGACGCTACGTTTTCGATGCAAATAATGGCGCTTCTACCCATAATTATTGGGTTTGGGTATTTCTTCGGTTTCCAGATACTTGTGCCTGATAGTAAGGATAAGCAAATGTTATTTTGCGTGTTAGGCGGCGTAGCTGCAAGCCTGGTCTTAAACTTTGTGTTGGTCCCGCGATTTGAATATTTGGGCGCTGCACTCGCCAATGTAATATCGGAGTTAATTGTAACTATTTTAATGTTCCTTTATGTAAAACGGTTATATGACTTTACTTTCCGCATCAGGCCGATAATTACCGCAACTATTAGTTCTTTGATCTTCGTGCCAATTGTTACCGTGTTAAGGTTTACGCACGTAAACAATTATTTAATGTTGATTACAGCTATTCCTGCATGTGCAATGGCTTACTGGCTCATCCAAAAATTAATTTTCAGGCAGCCCATCTTAAAAGATGTCATCGAACCTTTTCTTCATTCAAAAATGGTGGCCGTCACAGCCCGCTTAATGCTTATTAAAAAGAAAGCTTATGTATAA